The following proteins are encoded in a genomic region of Alistipes shahii WAL 8301:
- a CDS encoding beta-N-acetylhexosaminidase, whose product MKNVFFAVMALAVSFTETRAADSPAIVPMPQHIAYATGEGAVLSAGSRIAVPGGAKALRSVAELFVRDICREHGLRLKVSGISESGIVLGIDPALRAEAYSLDIGQGRVAVTGGSPSGLFYGLQSLRQLISQYGMRLPAVHVEDEPCFAYRGAMLDCCRHFFTVDEIKTFIDILALHKLNRFHWHLTDDQGWRIEIRHYPGLTKEGSRRAETVLGRNTNIYDGIPSGGYYTQRQIRDVVAYAAERFITVIPEIEMPGHASAALAAYPWLGCAGEGYMVRTRWGVFPEVYCAGKDSTFEFMENVLAEVCELFPSEYIHIGGDECPKQSWTSCPACQQRIRNERLEHENELQSYFVHRIEKWLNARGRNLIGWDEILEGGISKTATIMSWRGADGGVAAAKAGNQVIMTPNTHCYLDYFQTQEPERLEPLGIGGYVPVRKVYSFDPYDRLSSAEQSCIQGVQGNIWTEYIASFAHAQHMALPRLAALAEVGWACDRRDFGDFTRRMTVFRKLYDKCGYRYASYFFDGTGE is encoded by the coding sequence ATGAAAAATGTTTTTTTTGCCGTCATGGCGCTTGCTGTTTCATTTACGGAAACCCGAGCGGCGGATTCTCCCGCGATCGTTCCCATGCCTCAGCACATCGCTTACGCAACTGGCGAAGGAGCGGTGCTCTCCGCCGGATCGCGGATCGCTGTACCCGGCGGGGCTAAAGCGTTGCGGAGTGTCGCGGAACTCTTTGTGCGGGATATTTGCCGGGAACATGGACTTCGGCTGAAAGTTTCCGGAATTTCCGAAAGCGGCATCGTACTCGGGATCGATCCGGCGCTCAGGGCGGAGGCCTATTCGCTCGACATCGGCCAAGGGCGTGTCGCCGTGACGGGCGGTTCCCCTTCGGGACTCTTCTACGGATTGCAGAGCTTGCGTCAACTTATCTCGCAGTATGGCATGCGACTTCCGGCAGTGCATGTGGAGGATGAACCTTGTTTCGCTTATCGCGGCGCCATGCTCGACTGCTGCCGTCATTTCTTCACGGTTGACGAGATCAAAACGTTCATCGACATATTGGCGCTCCACAAACTCAACCGTTTTCACTGGCATCTGACCGACGACCAGGGATGGCGTATCGAGATCAGGCATTATCCCGGATTGACGAAAGAGGGGTCACGGCGTGCCGAAACAGTCCTTGGACGCAATACGAATATCTACGACGGCATACCTTCGGGAGGATACTATACGCAGCGACAAATTCGTGACGTCGTAGCCTATGCGGCCGAACGGTTCATTACGGTCATCCCTGAAATCGAAATGCCGGGACATGCCTCGGCGGCACTGGCGGCCTATCCCTGGCTGGGGTGTGCCGGTGAGGGGTATATGGTACGGACGCGATGGGGCGTATTCCCGGAAGTTTATTGCGCGGGCAAGGATTCGACGTTCGAATTCATGGAGAACGTGCTTGCAGAGGTGTGTGAACTGTTTCCCTCGGAATATATCCATATCGGCGGGGATGAGTGTCCCAAACAGAGTTGGACGAGCTGTCCCGCCTGTCAGCAGCGTATCCGTAATGAGCGGTTAGAGCATGAAAACGAATTGCAGAGTTATTTTGTCCATCGGATTGAAAAATGGCTCAACGCCCGGGGGCGCAATCTGATCGGGTGGGACGAAATACTCGAAGGAGGGATTTCAAAGACGGCTACGATTATGTCGTGGCGCGGTGCCGATGGCGGCGTTGCCGCTGCCAAGGCCGGGAATCAGGTGATCATGACCCCCAACACGCATTGTTATCTCGATTATTTTCAGACGCAGGAGCCGGAGCGCCTCGAACCACTCGGTATCGGCGGTTACGTGCCGGTTCGTAAGGTTTATTCGTTCGATCCCTATGACCGTCTTTCTTCAGCGGAACAATCCTGTATTCAGGGAGTACAAGGGAATATATGGACGGAATATATCGCTTCTTTTGCCCATGCACAGCATATGGCCTTGCCGCGGCTGGCCGCATTAGCGGAGGTGGGATGGGCCTGCGACCGCCGCGATTTCGGGGATTTCACCCGGCGCATGACGGTATTCCGGAAACTTTACGACAAATGCGGCTATCGCTACGCCTCCTATTTCTTCGATGGAACGGGCGAATAA
- a CDS encoding acyltransferase family protein: MNPNRRLLSLDTLRGVDMFFIMGFSGLVTSLCALWPGSFTDMLASQMQHAAWNGLTIQDTIFPLFLFIAGVAFPFSLAKQRARGFGRKRILDRIFRRGLILALLGMVYNGLFELNFSSLRIASVLGRIGLAWMFAALLCVYCSVRTRIAVAGIILIGYSLLLGLVVAPDAPVGADPLSVEGCLAGWIDRQYLPGHILYGAFDPEGILSTLPAVVSALFGMFTGEFLLDGRRGLSGSWKAFYMAVAALAITTAGLCWNLIMPVNKNLWSSSFTCVVSGYSLGMTALFYYLIDVCGYKRWTFVFRVIGLNSITIYMAQRIIPLRYASDFFVGGLASKCSETVGAVIYDIGYIVLCWLFLYFLYRKNTFLKV, translated from the coding sequence ATGAACCCGAACAGACGACTTTTATCTTTGGACACCCTGCGGGGGGTTGATATGTTCTTTATTATGGGCTTTTCAGGGCTCGTGACCTCGTTGTGCGCACTGTGGCCCGGATCTTTTACCGATATGCTTGCGTCGCAGATGCAGCATGCGGCGTGGAATGGACTAACGATTCAAGACACGATCTTTCCTCTGTTTCTTTTTATCGCAGGCGTGGCGTTCCCCTTCTCGCTGGCCAAACAGCGTGCACGCGGATTCGGCAGAAAACGGATTCTGGACCGGATTTTCCGCCGCGGACTGATTCTTGCCCTGTTGGGAATGGTTTATAACGGGTTGTTCGAGCTCAATTTCTCCTCGTTGCGCATAGCAAGCGTGCTGGGACGGATCGGCTTGGCCTGGATGTTCGCCGCACTGCTCTGCGTGTATTGCAGCGTGAGAACTCGGATAGCTGTTGCCGGGATTATCCTAATAGGCTATTCACTGCTGCTCGGCCTGGTCGTAGCCCCCGATGCTCCGGTCGGTGCCGATCCGCTTTCGGTGGAGGGGTGTCTGGCCGGATGGATTGACCGACAGTACCTTCCCGGACACATCCTTTACGGGGCATTCGATCCGGAAGGGATATTGAGCACCCTGCCGGCAGTCGTATCGGCTCTATTCGGAATGTTCACCGGCGAATTTTTGCTCGATGGCCGGAGAGGGCTCTCTGGCTCTTGGAAAGCGTTCTATATGGCCGTCGCCGCACTGGCGATCACGACGGCGGGCTTGTGCTGGAATCTTATCATGCCGGTCAACAAGAATTTATGGAGCAGTTCGTTCACTTGCGTGGTCTCCGGTTATTCGCTGGGGATGACCGCCTTGTTTTATTACCTGATTGACGTGTGCGGGTACAAACGATGGACGTTCGTTTTCCGGGTTATCGGATTGAATTCCATTACGATTTATATGGCGCAGCGGATTATTCCACTGCGTTATGCGTCCGATTTTTTCGTCGGCGGACTTGCTTCCAAATGCAGTGAAACAGTAGGGGCGGTGATCTACGATATAGGTTATATCGTGCTCTGCTGGCTGTTTCTCTATTTCTTGTATCGAAAAAACACTTTCCTTAAGGTATGA
- a CDS encoding glycoside hydrolase family 97 protein, whose amino-acid sequence MNQTLKFSFRNLFLSCVCLLLFACGGNPEIISPDGRTRLSFVTGADGCMAYTVERDGKPLILPSALGLVVQERNLAGGFSVREIVKRSVDETWTQPWGENKILRDCHNEMTAVLKNDDGVLLTLRFRAFDDGVAFRYEWEVPDLDSLTVTDELTEFRFAEDGVSWSIPGNFNTYELLYRELPVSAVENANTPFTFRVDGTYGSIHEAALYDFPEMNLYRTDSLAFKAELAPLPDGIKARIPSKFMTAWRTIQVGDKAVDLINSSLILNLNEPSKIADTSWIKPQKYIGVWWGLHLGTHTWTMGPRHGATTENALRHIDFAAANNIQGVLFEGWNEGWENWGKTQHFDYVKPYADFDLDRIAAYAREKNIELWMHNETGGNIPEYEAALETAMQRYAGLGVHAVKTGYAGGFRDGQLHHSQYGVRHYQRVVETAARYGIVIDAHEPIKDTGIRRTWPNMMTREGARGMEWNAWSEGNSAEYLCTLPFVRLLSGPMDYTPGVFDLDYSRVRGRETGMQEWNGDNNSCCIKTTLARQIANWVIIYSPLQMASDLIENYEGHPAFQFFRDFDADCDWSEALQGEPGEYIVVVRRAGDSFFLGAGTNDEPRTLTQKLGFLKSGMTYTATIYADAPDSAENPENYRIEKRTVTSADMLEIAMTARGGQAVTFVPVNE is encoded by the coding sequence ATGAACCAAACTTTGAAGTTCTCGTTCCGGAACTTGTTTTTGTCCTGTGTGTGCTTGCTTCTGTTTGCATGCGGCGGGAATCCGGAGATAATTTCTCCCGACGGGCGCACACGCCTTTCGTTCGTGACGGGCGCCGACGGCTGCATGGCCTATACCGTCGAACGCGACGGCAAACCTTTGATCCTTCCTTCTGCCTTGGGCCTCGTGGTGCAAGAACGGAACCTCGCCGGCGGCTTTTCGGTACGGGAGATTGTGAAAAGGTCCGTGGACGAAACATGGACGCAGCCGTGGGGCGAAAATAAAATCCTGCGCGATTGCCACAACGAAATGACGGCGGTATTGAAAAACGACGACGGCGTGTTGCTGACGCTTCGTTTCCGGGCTTTTGACGACGGTGTGGCATTCCGCTATGAATGGGAGGTGCCGGACCTCGATTCGCTGACCGTCACCGATGAACTGACCGAATTCCGCTTCGCCGAAGACGGCGTGTCGTGGTCGATTCCTGGAAATTTCAACACCTATGAATTGTTGTATCGCGAACTGCCGGTTTCGGCCGTCGAAAACGCCAATACGCCTTTCACATTCCGTGTGGACGGCACATACGGTTCGATTCACGAAGCGGCGCTGTACGATTTCCCCGAAATGAATCTCTACCGGACCGATTCGCTGGCCTTCAAAGCCGAGTTGGCTCCGCTGCCTGACGGTATAAAGGCTCGTATTCCCTCGAAATTCATGACGGCGTGGCGGACGATCCAAGTGGGAGACAAAGCGGTGGACCTGATCAACTCGTCGCTGATCCTTAACCTGAACGAGCCTTCGAAGATTGCTGACACTTCGTGGATCAAACCGCAGAAATATATCGGCGTATGGTGGGGACTGCATCTCGGCACCCATACATGGACAATGGGACCCCGGCATGGAGCGACGACGGAGAATGCTCTGCGTCATATTGACTTCGCAGCGGCGAACAATATTCAGGGAGTGTTGTTCGAAGGGTGGAACGAAGGCTGGGAGAACTGGGGTAAAACGCAGCACTTCGATTATGTGAAGCCCTATGCAGATTTCGATCTCGACCGCATTGCCGCGTATGCCCGGGAGAAGAACATCGAGTTGTGGATGCACAATGAAACGGGTGGTAATATTCCTGAATATGAAGCGGCTCTGGAAACGGCTATGCAGCGCTATGCCGGATTGGGTGTGCATGCCGTCAAAACGGGATATGCCGGAGGCTTCAGGGACGGCCAGCTCCACCACTCGCAGTATGGCGTGCGGCACTACCAGCGTGTCGTCGAGACGGCGGCCCGTTATGGGATCGTCATCGATGCCCACGAGCCGATCAAGGATACGGGCATTCGCCGCACGTGGCCCAATATGATGACCCGGGAGGGGGCACGCGGCATGGAGTGGAACGCATGGTCGGAAGGGAACTCCGCGGAGTATCTCTGTACACTGCCTTTCGTACGGCTCCTGAGCGGTCCGATGGATTATACGCCGGGGGTATTCGATCTTGATTACTCGCGCGTCCGGGGCCGGGAAACCGGAATGCAGGAGTGGAACGGCGACAACAATTCGTGTTGTATCAAGACTACGCTGGCACGTCAGATTGCCAACTGGGTGATTATTTATTCTCCGCTTCAGATGGCGTCCGATCTGATCGAAAACTACGAGGGACATCCGGCTTTCCAATTCTTCCGGGATTTCGATGCCGACTGTGACTGGTCCGAAGCATTGCAGGGTGAACCCGGCGAATATATTGTCGTCGTACGCCGTGCGGGTGACAGTTTCTTCCTGGGCGCCGGCACGAACGATGAGCCCCGGACATTGACCCAGAAACTCGGCTTCCTGAAGTCCGGTATGACTTATACTGCAACGATCTATGCCGACGCTCCGGATTCTGCGGAGAATCCCGAAAACTATCGCATCGAAAAACGGACCGTGACTTCTGCCGATATGCTCGAAATTGCAATGACTGCCCGTGGCGGGCAAGCCGTGACGTTTGTTCCCGTAAATGAATAG
- a CDS encoding glycoside hydrolase family 65 protein: MMRLVFWVVLLAVVPLSVDARSEGWVITARDTTADYFAVAMANGEIGVAVDREPFALGSVILGGSYEPGFGDDVSRILEGINPLGLTMAVDGHRFDPSEIRPQHQSVDMRRAVHTTRFSTDGVTVVYRIRALRNMPYALMTEVEVTAERDAEVLFSNGHTVPGEFADTLRESRTVGCEDGSRIAVQRTSGSYNRGRDHIVASSTFLCGEGCEAVSPESVRIVLRKGGRASFSLVGTICTTAAFADPWNESERQAIYAAREGAAQLVAAHERKWAELWQGDIEIEGDPTAQLDVRFALFNLYGSIREGSRRSIPPMGLSARGFYNGHIFWDSEIWMYPALLVLRPCLARQMLDYRTDGLDAARRRAYAHGYRGAMFPWEGDDRGEEATPTFALTGPLEHHITADIAIASWNYYCVTQDREWLRREGFPLMREAARFWCDRVTANADGSYSIRNVIGANEYAVGVTDNAFTNGAARRALEYASAAAELCGERPDPQWSAVAAGLRIPHFADGTTREHAGYDGEMIKQADANLLGYPLGIVTGREAQLRDLEYYERRIDPRNGPAMSYSVFAIQYARLGMAEKACEMFRRSYLPNLRPPFGVFAETATSGNPYFMTGAGGMLQAVLFGFGGLEITADGLVQRPSVLPPQWKNLRIKINGKIYQATNQ, from the coding sequence ATGATGAGACTTGTTTTTTGGGTCGTGCTGCTGGCGGTCGTTCCGCTGTCGGTCGATGCCCGCAGCGAAGGGTGGGTAATTACCGCACGAGATACCACGGCTGATTATTTTGCCGTCGCCATGGCCAACGGAGAAATTGGCGTAGCCGTGGATCGGGAGCCTTTTGCCCTCGGTTCTGTGATTCTGGGAGGGAGTTATGAGCCGGGGTTCGGAGATGATGTGAGTCGTATTCTGGAAGGGATCAATCCGCTGGGGTTGACAATGGCTGTCGATGGTCATCGATTCGATCCGTCGGAGATCCGTCCACAGCATCAGTCGGTCGATATGCGGCGTGCAGTGCACACGACCCGTTTTTCAACGGACGGTGTGACGGTCGTCTATCGTATACGGGCCTTGCGGAACATGCCTTACGCTCTTATGACAGAGGTGGAAGTGACGGCGGAACGCGATGCAGAGGTTCTTTTTTCAAACGGTCATACCGTTCCCGGAGAGTTCGCCGACACCCTGCGGGAGTCGCGCACGGTCGGATGTGAGGACGGCAGCCGTATTGCCGTGCAGCGCACTTCCGGCAGTTACAACCGCGGCCGCGACCATATTGTGGCTTCGTCGACTTTCCTTTGCGGTGAAGGGTGCGAAGCGGTCTCACCGGAAAGCGTGAGGATTGTTCTGCGCAAGGGCGGCCGGGCGTCGTTCTCCCTTGTGGGAACAATCTGTACTACAGCCGCTTTCGCCGACCCGTGGAATGAGTCGGAAAGGCAGGCTATTTATGCAGCCCGGGAGGGAGCGGCGCAACTCGTTGCGGCACACGAACGGAAATGGGCGGAGTTGTGGCAGGGCGATATCGAGATCGAAGGCGATCCCACGGCACAGTTGGATGTGCGTTTCGCCTTGTTCAACCTTTACGGCTCTATCCGTGAAGGCAGTCGCCGGAGTATTCCGCCGATGGGCCTTTCGGCCCGGGGCTTTTACAACGGTCATATCTTCTGGGATTCTGAGATCTGGATGTATCCGGCGCTGCTGGTGCTCCGGCCCTGCCTGGCGCGCCAGATGCTCGATTACCGAACCGACGGACTCGATGCGGCCCGTCGTCGGGCCTACGCCCACGGCTATCGGGGCGCGATGTTCCCCTGGGAAGGGGATGACCGGGGCGAGGAGGCTACGCCGACCTTTGCCCTCACCGGTCCGCTCGAACATCATATTACAGCCGATATCGCCATCGCCAGCTGGAACTATTACTGTGTGACGCAGGACCGGGAGTGGCTGCGCCGCGAGGGTTTCCCGCTGATGCGCGAGGCTGCACGTTTCTGGTGCGATCGCGTTACGGCGAATGCCGACGGCAGCTACTCGATCCGCAATGTGATCGGAGCCAACGAATACGCCGTCGGCGTCACGGACAATGCCTTTACCAACGGCGCGGCCCGCCGGGCACTGGAGTACGCTTCGGCTGCGGCGGAGCTTTGCGGCGAGCGTCCCGATCCGCAGTGGAGTGCGGTAGCCGCGGGCCTTCGCATCCCGCACTTCGCCGACGGAACGACGCGCGAGCATGCCGGCTACGACGGCGAGATGATCAAACAGGCCGATGCCAACCTGCTGGGCTATCCGCTGGGCATCGTGACCGGACGCGAAGCTCAGTTGCGCGATCTGGAATACTACGAGCGCCGAATCGATCCGCGTAACGGTCCGGCGATGAGTTACTCGGTTTTTGCGATTCAGTATGCCCGGCTCGGAATGGCCGAAAAAGCCTGCGAAATGTTCCGTCGCTCCTACTTGCCCAACCTGCGGCCGCCGTTCGGGGTGTTTGCCGAAACGGCCACCAGCGGCAATCCCTATTTCATGACGGGTGCGGGCGGCATGTTGCAGGCCGTGCTGTTCGGATTCGGCGGGCTGGAGATTACGGCGGACGGTCTCGTGCAGCGCCCGTCTGTCCTGCCGCCGCAATGGAAGAATCTGAGAATCAAAATAAATGGTAAAATCTATCAGGCAACGAACCAATAA
- a CDS encoding endonuclease/exonuclease/phosphatase family protein: protein MKKTMLFLLLAFCFSNSVQAGQDAVSIKLISFNMRTSWGRDGDNSWPNRRHATAQMLRQEAPDVMGVQEAMQDQLYYIDTECPRYARVGEDRDGGAEGGETMAVFYLRDRFELLDSGTFWISETPDNVSRGWDAACNRTVTWVELRDKSSGKEFFYFNTHLDHQGKIAREEGVKLIVTKIRQIAGKKAAVILGGDLNTSIDNPHLKPLTRLMASARDTAAETDQKGTFNGFGSAPDTIILDHLFYRGRMKCRKFVTLDGDYGAPYISDHYPIAMVFTL from the coding sequence ATGAAAAAGACAATGCTTTTTTTGCTGCTTGCGTTCTGTTTCTCGAACTCGGTCCAGGCCGGTCAGGATGCAGTATCTATCAAACTGATTTCTTTCAATATGCGTACCAGTTGGGGGCGCGACGGCGACAACAGTTGGCCGAACCGTCGTCACGCCACGGCGCAAATGCTCCGGCAGGAGGCTCCCGATGTGATGGGCGTGCAGGAAGCCATGCAAGACCAGTTGTATTACATCGACACCGAATGTCCCCGGTATGCCCGTGTCGGCGAAGATCGTGACGGCGGGGCCGAAGGCGGCGAAACGATGGCGGTGTTCTACCTCCGCGACCGGTTCGAACTGCTGGACAGCGGCACCTTCTGGATCAGCGAGACTCCCGACAACGTGTCGCGCGGATGGGATGCCGCCTGCAACCGCACGGTAACATGGGTCGAATTGCGCGACAAGAGTTCGGGCAAAGAGTTTTTCTATTTCAACACTCACCTCGACCACCAAGGGAAAATTGCCCGTGAGGAGGGCGTGAAACTGATCGTGACGAAGATTCGACAGATTGCCGGTAAGAAAGCGGCGGTTATCTTGGGCGGAGACCTTAATACATCCATTGACAATCCGCATCTCAAGCCGTTGACCAGACTGATGGCTTCGGCACGCGATACAGCGGCGGAAACCGATCAAAAGGGAACATTCAATGGTTTCGGATCGGCTCCGGACACGATTATTCTCGATCATCTTTTCTACCGCGGCAGGATGAAATGTCGAAAGTTCGTCACCCTCGACGGCGATTACGGGGCGCCTTACATTTCGGATCACTATCCGATAGCAATGGTTTTTACGCTCTGA
- a CDS encoding metallophosphoesterase: MKKIILTTLCCLTAALTSAREKSPVTIIMQVSDPQMGFYADNRDMAYETRTLTKTVEAINRLRPDVVVFAGDYVHNAADESQWTEFLRIVAEINPRIKTLYLPGNHDVRLEEGSVDVEPYTKHLGTDRFCVRVNGILLTGINSDYLKDETRDPSKEENQFRWLARSLKKKRASRTSLVFAHHPFFLRQIDEPDGYSTISPEKRRRYFELFRETGVQTVFTGHLHDNAETSYDNIGMITTSAVGRPLGDAPSGVRIIVIKDRTIIHRYYPLDEIPDARTGLIQALR; the protein is encoded by the coding sequence ATGAAAAAGATCATTTTAACAACTCTTTGCTGTCTGACGGCCGCACTCACATCCGCAAGGGAAAAATCTCCGGTCACGATCATCATGCAGGTTTCGGACCCCCAGATGGGGTTCTATGCCGACAACCGCGACATGGCCTATGAAACCCGCACCCTCACAAAAACCGTCGAAGCAATAAACAGGCTCCGCCCCGATGTCGTCGTCTTCGCCGGCGATTACGTGCACAATGCAGCGGACGAGAGCCAATGGACGGAATTCCTGCGGATCGTCGCAGAAATAAATCCCCGCATCAAGACCCTTTATCTCCCGGGCAACCACGACGTCCGGCTGGAAGAGGGTTCCGTCGATGTGGAACCCTACACGAAACACCTCGGAACCGACCGCTTCTGTGTGCGTGTGAACGGGATCCTACTGACCGGCATCAACTCGGATTACCTGAAAGACGAAACCCGGGACCCCTCGAAAGAAGAGAATCAGTTCCGGTGGCTGGCCCGTTCGCTCAAAAAGAAAAGGGCCAGCCGGACATCTCTTGTCTTCGCACACCACCCGTTCTTTCTCCGGCAAATCGACGAACCGGACGGCTATTCGACCATTTCGCCGGAAAAACGCCGGAGATATTTCGAACTGTTCCGGGAAACCGGTGTGCAAACCGTCTTTACGGGACATTTGCACGACAACGCGGAGACATCGTACGACAACATCGGAATGATAACCACGAGTGCCGTGGGCCGACCGTTGGGAGACGCTCCTTCGGGAGTGCGGATTATTGTCATCAAGGATCGAACGATCATCCACCGGTACTATCCGCTCGATGAAATACCGGACGCTCGAACCGGACTGATCCAGGCTCTCCGATAA
- a CDS encoding RagB/SusD family nutrient uptake outer membrane protein: protein MKYYTHILSLILSAAFLFQACSYLDVVPDETPDEKDAFQNPTMAERYLYSCYSFLPNPRHETASLDLMTADEVVTPWEHETFANFPKGNYNASEPVISYWNTLFGGIRRCYILLENIDAVPNMTEANLRIYKGEAKFLIAYYHFLLLKNYGPIPLIKGVMSIDMDKADFPERDSYDVCVQWISDLFDEAAGMLPAEQTSTAYGRATSVAAKALKSRLWLYAASPLFNGNSEYYANFVSKVDGRHLISQTYSEAKWEKAASAAEEAIEVAKAAGYKLYTESPVVTSRFAQPTDPVHRVLRLNFMDYNTSKEVLWADTRKEGHYGLQYKSTPYRVGPSSGNGVGVTLTMVEMFYSKNGLPIDLDPEYDYTGRYRYGEYHNDVCDGVTMNLNIDREPRFYAWVAFQNGYYEVLRRDGADDNANIVQTKFRKNDVFGIKERTTNYTPTGYLNKKGCSPLYNNIQEDVAAPHYPWPVIRMAELYLNLAEAYANLGRIDEAAAALKPVRERAGLDPVDEAFEKAGLTLGRDEMIRMARQERTIELYLEGHRFWDVRRWKEGDKYFNVRPKGMNYNGESDADFFRVTEVIVQRKFMTPMHYLMPIPKDDINKNERKFVQNPGY, encoded by the coding sequence ATGAAATATTACACACATATTCTATCCCTGATTTTATCTGCCGCATTCCTGTTTCAGGCGTGCAGTTATCTGGACGTAGTCCCCGATGAGACGCCGGACGAGAAAGACGCCTTCCAGAACCCGACGATGGCCGAACGCTATCTCTATTCCTGTTATTCGTTCCTGCCCAATCCGCGTCACGAAACAGCTTCGCTGGATCTGATGACGGCCGATGAAGTGGTGACCCCGTGGGAACACGAGACCTTCGCCAACTTCCCGAAGGGAAACTACAACGCCAGCGAACCGGTGATCTCCTACTGGAATACGCTTTTCGGAGGTATCAGGCGGTGCTACATCTTGCTGGAAAATATCGACGCAGTGCCCAACATGACGGAGGCGAATCTCCGGATTTACAAAGGAGAGGCGAAATTCCTGATCGCTTATTACCATTTCCTGCTTTTGAAGAACTACGGTCCGATTCCGCTTATCAAGGGCGTCATGTCCATCGATATGGACAAGGCGGACTTCCCCGAGCGGGACAGTTACGACGTATGTGTGCAGTGGATCTCTGACCTGTTCGACGAAGCGGCCGGGATGCTGCCGGCAGAGCAGACCTCCACGGCCTACGGCCGGGCCACGAGCGTTGCTGCCAAAGCGCTGAAATCACGGTTGTGGCTCTATGCCGCTTCCCCGCTCTTCAACGGAAACAGCGAATACTATGCAAATTTCGTCAGCAAAGTGGACGGGCGCCATCTGATCAGCCAGACTTATTCGGAGGCAAAATGGGAAAAGGCGGCTTCCGCAGCCGAGGAGGCCATTGAGGTCGCTAAGGCCGCAGGTTATAAACTCTATACCGAAAGTCCGGTGGTTACGTCGAGGTTCGCCCAACCGACCGATCCCGTGCATCGGGTGCTCCGTCTGAATTTCATGGATTACAACACTTCGAAAGAGGTGCTGTGGGCCGATACCCGGAAAGAGGGTCACTATGGGTTGCAATACAAGTCCACTCCCTATCGCGTGGGTCCGTCATCGGGCAACGGTGTCGGCGTGACATTGACGATGGTCGAGATGTTCTATTCCAAAAACGGACTTCCGATCGATCTCGACCCGGAATACGACTATACCGGGAGGTACCGTTACGGGGAGTATCATAACGATGTCTGCGACGGTGTGACCATGAACCTGAATATCGATCGTGAACCCCGCTTCTATGCGTGGGTGGCTTTCCAGAACGGGTATTACGAAGTGCTCCGTCGCGACGGAGCTGACGACAACGCGAACATCGTGCAGACGAAGTTCCGCAAAAACGATGTTTTCGGCATCAAGGAGCGCACGACGAACTACACCCCTACGGGATACCTCAATAAGAAGGGTTGTTCGCCGCTCTACAACAACATTCAGGAGGACGTTGCCGCTCCGCATTATCCGTGGCCGGTGATTCGCATGGCAGAGCTGTACCTGAATCTTGCGGAGGCTTATGCCAACTTGGGACGGATTGACGAAGCGGCAGCAGCGCTGAAACCGGTCCGCGAACGGGCGGGACTGGACCCGGTGGACGAGGCTTTCGAAAAGGCGGGGCTGACGCTTGGACGCGACGAAATGATCCGCATGGCACGTCAGGAGCGGACTATCGAACTTTATCTGGAGGGGCACCGCTTCTGGGATGTGCGCCGTTGGAAAGAGGGCGACAAGTATTTCAACGTCCGCCCCAAAGGCATGAATTACAACGGGGAGTCCGATGCCGATTTCTTCCGGGTGACCGAGGTGATCGTCCAGCGCAAGTTCATGACTCCGATGCATTACCTGATGCCGATACCCAAGGATGACATCAACAAGAACGAACGAAAGTTCGTCCAGAATCCGGGTTATTGA